A region from the Bifidobacteriaceae bacterium genome encodes:
- a CDS encoding DUF1048 domain-containing protein produces the protein MLDWLRRVRREKREWRAHERRVAALPEDYRAVMKLIEKYLWNFAADAQMIPVLYGIRELFEEGAAAGRPVLEVTGPDVAAFAGNVLAESQAATWTGKKGEELNARIRAALAREDRTDAS, from the coding sequence ATGCTTGATTGGTTGCGGCGCGTGCGCCGCGAGAAGCGGGAATGGCGCGCGCACGAACGCCGGGTCGCGGCCCTGCCGGAGGATTACCGCGCGGTCATGAAGCTGATCGAGAAATACCTGTGGAACTTCGCCGCGGACGCGCAGATGATCCCGGTGCTCTACGGCATCCGCGAACTGTTCGAGGAGGGGGCCGCCGCCGGCCGGCCGGTGCTGGAGGTGACTGGCCCCGACGTGGCCGCCTTCGCCGGCAACGTGCTGGCCGAATCGCAGGCGGCCACCTGGACGGGCAAGAAGGGCGAGGAGTTGAACGCCCGGATCCGGGCCGCGCTCGCCAGGGAGGACCGGACCGATGCCTCCTGA
- a CDS encoding PadR family transcriptional regulator produces the protein MDDLTELLKGVLEGCVLHILSRGGGYGYQIVRSLNQAGFSSVSEGTVYPILLRLENRGLVEVSRMRSEAGPPRKVYTLNGAGREALESFWRRWEFVSSRLAVMREEDNA, from the coding sequence TTGGACGACTTGACCGAGTTGCTCAAAGGCGTGCTGGAGGGATGCGTGCTGCACATCCTGTCGCGCGGTGGCGGCTACGGATACCAGATCGTCCGGTCGCTCAACCAAGCCGGGTTCTCATCCGTGTCGGAGGGCACGGTCTATCCCATCTTGCTGCGCCTGGAGAACAGGGGACTGGTCGAGGTCTCCCGGATGCGTTCGGAAGCCGGCCCCCCGCGCAAGGTCTACACGCTGAACGGCGCCGGCCGGGAGGCTCTGGAGTCGTTCTGGCGGCGCTGGGAGTTCGTCTCTTCGCGCCTGGCCGTCATGAGGGAGGAAGACAATGCTTGA
- a CDS encoding DUF3791 domain-containing protein, giving the protein MPLESVRERDENLLVVAAVQGYAARHAIPGGEAFDLLRSNGVLAMIRHNYATLHTQAFWESADFAEDVMRVRSRTE; this is encoded by the coding sequence GTGCCTTTGGAGAGCGTCAGGGAGCGTGACGAGAACCTTCTGGTGGTTGCCGCAGTACAGGGATATGCGGCCCGCCATGCGATCCCCGGCGGGGAAGCGTTCGACTTGCTCCGGTCCAACGGCGTGTTGGCCATGATCCGCCACAACTACGCCACGCTGCACACCCAGGCGTTCTGGGAGAGCGCGGATTTCGCCGAGGACGTGATGCGCGTAAGGTCGCGGACAGAGTGA
- a CDS encoding ATP-binding cassette domain-containing protein: MPPDGLAIEAKGLRKAFGSHEVLKGLDLAVAAGSVFALLGANGAGKTTTVSILTTLLRPDSGTARVAGFDVVAEAAKVRRAITVSGQNVAVDPVLTGLENLVLIAKLRHVGGPRRLAEGLAERFGLADAVRKPASAYSGGMKRRLDIAMSLIGEPAVVFLDEPTTGLDPAGRREVWDAVKQMAAGGVTVMLTTQYMEEAARLADTIALLHDGSIRVAGRHQAVLDAAGGAEDLETAFLILTGQTCAAAEGPA; this comes from the coding sequence ATGCCTCCTGACGGCCTGGCCATCGAGGCCAAAGGGCTCCGCAAGGCGTTCGGATCCCATGAAGTGCTCAAAGGGTTGGACTTGGCCGTGGCCGCCGGTTCGGTGTTCGCCCTGCTCGGGGCGAACGGCGCGGGCAAGACGACAACCGTCTCCATCTTGACCACGCTGCTCAGGCCGGACTCCGGCACCGCGCGGGTGGCCGGATTCGACGTGGTCGCCGAAGCCGCGAAGGTGCGCCGGGCCATCACGGTCTCAGGCCAGAACGTGGCTGTCGACCCGGTGCTCACGGGTTTGGAGAACCTGGTCCTGATCGCCAAACTCCGCCACGTTGGCGGGCCACGGCGATTGGCGGAGGGGCTTGCGGAACGCTTTGGTTTGGCCGATGCCGTCCGCAAGCCCGCCAGCGCCTATTCCGGCGGCATGAAGCGCCGCCTCGACATCGCGATGAGCCTGATCGGGGAACCCGCGGTGGTTTTCCTGGACGAGCCGACCACGGGCCTGGACCCGGCGGGGCGCCGCGAAGTCTGGGACGCCGTCAAGCAAATGGCGGCCGGCGGCGTGACGGTCATGCTGACGACCCAATACATGGAGGAGGCCGCCCGGCTTGCCGACACCATCGCCTTGCTCCACGACGGATCCATCAGGGTGGCGGGCCGCCACCAGGCGGTGCTGGACGCCGCCGGCGGGGCCGAGGACCTGGAAACCGCCTTTCTGATCCTCACCGGCCAGACTTGCGCCGCCGCAGAGGGGCCAGCGTGA
- a CDS encoding PIN domain-containing protein, which produces MGLTSSGRAAVDASAAIAWQNVDEPFHGAAVELIAGWPELVMHTVNLAEMLAGMDKSEWEGLIEVMREDGFTFHHTTAEQLAEAKRATRLKMRDACVIAVAKAQGAQAVLSLDSRLIRAARAEGFATGR; this is translated from the coding sequence ATGGGATTGACGTCCTCCGGGCGCGCAGCCGTGGACGCGTCCGCCGCCATCGCGTGGCAGAACGTGGACGAGCCTTTCCACGGCGCCGCTGTTGAGCTGATCGCGGGGTGGCCCGAATTGGTGATGCACACCGTGAACTTGGCGGAAATGCTGGCGGGCATGGACAAGTCCGAGTGGGAAGGCCTGATCGAGGTCATGCGCGAGGACGGCTTCACGTTCCACCACACCACGGCGGAACAATTGGCCGAGGCTAAACGCGCCACGCGCCTCAAGATGCGCGACGCCTGCGTCATCGCTGTCGCCAAGGCGCAGGGCGCGCAGGCGGTCCTGAGCCTTGACTCGCGACTGATCCGGGCGGCCCGCGCCGAGGGCTTCGCCACCGGTCGATGA
- a CDS encoding DUF3990 domain-containing protein has product MRLGHGSNVAIDQIDLRVSKDRRDFGRGFYTTAATITLYVDGLIDTHAAIRQLAYCRANDQVSFHSRAAIARPTLLESISL; this is encoded by the coding sequence GTGAGGCTCGGCCACGGCAGCAATGTCGCCATCGACCAGATCGACTTGCGCGTGTCCAAGGACCGCCGCGACTTCGGTCGCGGTTTCTACACCACCGCGGCCACCATCACCCTGTATGTGGACGGTCTCATAGACACCCATGCCGCGATTCGACAATTGGCGTACTGCAGGGCGAACGACCAGGTCTCGTTCCATTCGCGCGCGGCGATCGCGCGGCCGACCTTGCTGGAGAGTATCAGCCTGTGA